Proteins encoded within one genomic window of Amycolatopsis sp. 2-15:
- a CDS encoding helix-turn-helix transcriptional regulator — MLEALGLTADEERVFRVLVGGYRATAGEVAARLGLAVAEVERVLGSLVAKRLVSRTGEHYVPAPPDVSLGPLLRHGQSELERARSAVTELAEQYRDSARRRDSSRLVEVVTGAEAIRQQALSLQRDAREEVLWFCREAPIAMPAAENDEEFRALARGVRFRVLYETALLEEPGAIAGLAEGIRLGERARTIAKLPVRLAVADRALALCPLADDEATGEPTAALVLGSSLVTGLVALFESYWERASPLRIDGVLADAPLSAEERRLLSLLVGGVSDKSIAKHLGVSHRTVQRRLQDLMQRADAQSRMQLAWQVAKLGWLDG; from the coding sequence GTGCTAGAAGCGCTCGGCCTGACCGCCGACGAGGAGCGGGTGTTCCGAGTGCTCGTGGGCGGCTACCGCGCCACGGCCGGCGAGGTGGCCGCGCGGCTGGGGCTCGCCGTGGCGGAGGTCGAGCGGGTTCTCGGCTCGCTCGTGGCCAAGCGCCTCGTGAGCCGCACCGGCGAGCACTACGTGCCGGCGCCGCCCGATGTCTCGCTCGGGCCGTTGCTGCGCCACGGCCAGTCGGAGCTCGAGCGCGCCCGCTCCGCCGTGACGGAGCTGGCCGAGCAGTACCGCGACAGCGCGCGGCGGCGTGATTCGTCGCGGCTGGTCGAGGTCGTCACCGGTGCGGAGGCGATCCGGCAGCAGGCGCTGAGCCTCCAGCGCGACGCACGTGAGGAGGTGCTGTGGTTCTGCCGCGAGGCGCCCATCGCCATGCCCGCCGCCGAGAACGACGAGGAGTTCCGCGCCCTGGCCCGCGGGGTGCGCTTCCGGGTGCTCTACGAGACCGCGCTGCTCGAAGAACCGGGCGCGATCGCGGGCCTCGCCGAGGGGATCCGCCTGGGCGAACGGGCTCGGACCATCGCGAAACTGCCCGTTCGCCTCGCCGTGGCCGACCGGGCGCTCGCGCTGTGCCCGCTCGCCGACGACGAGGCCACGGGCGAACCGACCGCTGCGCTCGTGCTGGGCAGCAGCCTGGTGACCGGGTTGGTGGCGCTGTTCGAGAGTTACTGGGAACGCGCTTCTCCCCTGCGCATCGACGGCGTGCTCGCAGACGCTCCGCTGTCGGCCGAAGAGCGCCGGCTGCTGTCTCTGCTCGTCGGTGGCGTGAGCGACAAGTCGATAGCGAAGCACCTCGGGGTGAGCCACCGGACGGTCCAGCGGAGGTTGCAGGACCTGATGCAGCGGGCCGACGCGCAGAGCCGGATGCAGCTGGCGTGGCAAGTCGCGAAACTCGGCTGGCTCGACGGCTGA
- a CDS encoding S8 family peptidase — protein MSLLARPLRAAVCLVAALSGCLAAGPASADAPSCHPSGRTLRYVVAFDRGTSEDSAHDQVEAACGHSSGYYPQIAVGVVTSDDPDFGSHFGLDRAFSAQGTRLATQRASGETVPPQPARAELHLSDPAQVSTADLSGEQWDMKLVGAPSAHQVSEGSRDVVVGVLDSGVDPRHPDLAAAMDPADSAGCLTGVADPRPEAWQPTTSVHGTHVAGIIAAADDGKGVTGVAPGVRIASVKVIDDRGYADPEAAVCGLMWSAAHHLPVTNSSWFVNPWSLSCVRGDDRGVVHEVLARAVEYATSAGTLNVAAATNEAVDLTPSAHSGVRTAGAAKCEALPAGLRDVVAVSAVGADRVKAGYSSYGLGVVDVTAPGGEAGRCVVSTVPGGYAPLCGTSMAAPHVAGVLALLKSAHPGMSAADLRHALHTRATPMPCPDDYDLTGDGTQDAYCAGYDSYNGFYGHGLVDALAAVTPPEAGPPNPAR, from the coding sequence GTGTCCCTGCTGGCGCGGCCGCTGCGCGCGGCCGTGTGCCTCGTCGCGGCGCTCTCCGGGTGCCTCGCCGCCGGGCCGGCGAGCGCGGACGCGCCGAGCTGCCACCCGTCCGGGCGGACCTTGCGCTACGTCGTCGCCTTCGACCGGGGCACCTCCGAAGACTCCGCACACGATCAGGTCGAAGCCGCCTGCGGTCACTCGTCCGGGTACTACCCACAGATCGCCGTCGGGGTCGTCACTTCGGACGATCCGGACTTCGGATCGCACTTCGGGCTTGACCGCGCGTTCAGCGCACAGGGCACCCGGCTCGCGACGCAGCGCGCGAGCGGCGAAACCGTGCCGCCGCAGCCCGCGCGGGCCGAGCTGCACTTGAGCGACCCGGCGCAGGTGTCGACGGCCGACCTGTCGGGTGAGCAGTGGGACATGAAGCTGGTGGGCGCGCCCTCCGCGCACCAGGTGAGTGAAGGCAGCCGTGACGTGGTGGTCGGCGTGCTCGACTCCGGCGTCGACCCGCGCCACCCCGATCTCGCCGCCGCGATGGATCCCGCCGACTCCGCCGGCTGCCTCACCGGCGTCGCCGACCCCCGGCCGGAGGCCTGGCAACCGACGACCTCGGTGCACGGCACGCACGTGGCCGGCATCATCGCCGCGGCCGACGACGGCAAGGGTGTGACGGGCGTCGCGCCCGGCGTGCGGATCGCGTCGGTGAAGGTGATCGACGACCGCGGCTACGCCGATCCCGAGGCCGCGGTGTGCGGGCTGATGTGGTCGGCGGCGCACCACCTGCCCGTGACCAACAGCAGCTGGTTCGTGAACCCGTGGTCCCTCTCGTGCGTGCGCGGGGACGACCGCGGCGTCGTCCACGAGGTGCTGGCGCGCGCGGTGGAGTACGCCACGTCGGCCGGGACGCTGAACGTCGCCGCGGCGACCAACGAAGCCGTGGACCTGACGCCGTCGGCCCACTCTGGCGTGCGGACCGCCGGGGCCGCGAAGTGCGAAGCACTGCCAGCCGGCCTTCGCGACGTGGTGGCGGTGTCGGCTGTGGGCGCGGACCGCGTGAAGGCCGGCTACAGCTCGTACGGCCTCGGTGTGGTGGATGTCACTGCCCCCGGCGGCGAGGCCGGGCGCTGCGTGGTGTCGACCGTGCCCGGGGGCTACGCGCCGCTGTGCGGCACGTCGATGGCCGCGCCGCACGTCGCGGGCGTGCTGGCGCTGCTGAAGTCGGCACACCCCGGCATGTCGGCTGCGGACCTGCGCCACGCCCTGCACACGCGCGCCACGCCCATGCCGTGCCCCGACGACTACGACCTCACCGGCGATGGCACCCAGGACGCCTACTGCGCCGGCTACGACAGCTACAACGGCTTCTACGGCCACGGCCTGGTCGACGCACTCGCGGCCGTGACCCCTCCGGAGGCGGGCCCGCCGAACCCCGCGCGTTAG
- a CDS encoding translation initiation factor IF-2 N-terminal domain-containing protein: MSNAETPADQTGGNTAAPVTSQLGELPPRIRVHALAKLLGSSSRDLLAKLAELGESPRSAQSSVTREVAVKVAEALAPAESTPAATTTPEVAQVTEQPAQPEPVQAESAESAKTSKTAEAPEVTEVTEQPAEEQAAPAQREPRRRVRRAAVPAVVVSDPPAEVEAEEPAQAKRPVHVPVFAAPSPVFLPPEPEPAGERPARSRPEPVFGVGPKPVAEEAPAEDEQAEDTTGEDTDDRSDDDEDGAAGRRRRRRGRRGRGRGKGGDEGGAEDDEAADEPERKRGSAKQDDKPADKPEKQADKADSEQGEQAESEDASGEADADGDSDGEGGSRRRRRRRRRKGGDDDGSDATTDDPPNTVTHVRQAKAEQPERPARDEVRSVRGSTRLEAKRQRRRDGREAGRRRAPILSEAEFLARREAVERTMVVAEKGDSTQIAVLEDGVLVEHFVTSAGTGSIVGNVYLGRVQNVLPSMEAAFIDIGRGRNAVLYAGEVDWDAAGLEGKARKIEQALSTGDSVLVQVTKDPVGHKGARLTTQISLPGRFLVYVPAGGATGISRKLPENERRRLKDILKRIVPEDAGVIIRTASEGIVEEELDRDVRRLKVQWDVIKEKADAGAAKKGGAPTMLYEEPDLLVKVVRDLFTEDFAKLEVQGGKSFDTIHSYVEHVAPDLADRLKRYTGTGDVFADHRIDEQITKALDRKVWLPSGGYLVIDRTEAMTVIDVNTGKFTGSGGNLEETVTRNNLESAEEIVRQLRLRDIGGIIVIDFIDMVLESNRELVLRRLTECLGRDRTRHQVAEVTSLGLVQMTRKKIGTGLLEAFSTPCEHCKGRGVIVSTEPQRTGGGGTGGGNGGGNNNGHNHGNGGGGGGDTKSSRRSRGRGKGEEPQPEHAKVVEPAPAPTPEQRESVVSAVQAMANASKVASHKGEHEGEPEPHVEDEPKPLAEAVKTVETAQETAAPAAETPAPPVEEASRPAEKTEVTKTAEAAEETSETESEVDVPAPATRPTRRRSRRAASRPAGPPVHASEQS, translated from the coding sequence ATGTCGAACGCGGAAACACCCGCCGATCAGACCGGCGGGAATACCGCCGCACCCGTGACCAGCCAGCTCGGGGAGCTGCCGCCGCGCATTCGCGTGCACGCGCTGGCCAAGCTGCTGGGCTCCAGCAGCCGCGACCTGCTCGCCAAGCTGGCCGAGCTGGGCGAGAGCCCCCGCAGCGCGCAGTCGAGCGTGACGCGCGAGGTCGCCGTCAAGGTGGCCGAGGCGCTCGCCCCGGCCGAGAGCACGCCCGCGGCTACCACGACCCCTGAGGTCGCCCAGGTCACTGAGCAGCCGGCTCAGCCCGAACCCGTCCAGGCCGAAAGCGCCGAAAGCGCCAAGACCAGCAAGACCGCCGAGGCCCCCGAGGTCACCGAGGTCACCGAGCAGCCCGCCGAGGAGCAGGCCGCCCCGGCACAGCGCGAGCCGCGCCGCCGCGTCCGCCGGGCCGCCGTGCCCGCGGTCGTCGTGAGCGACCCGCCCGCGGAGGTCGAGGCCGAGGAGCCGGCGCAGGCCAAGCGCCCGGTGCACGTGCCGGTGTTCGCCGCGCCGTCGCCGGTCTTCCTGCCGCCGGAGCCCGAGCCCGCCGGCGAGCGGCCCGCGCGCAGCCGGCCCGAGCCGGTGTTCGGCGTCGGCCCGAAGCCGGTCGCCGAGGAGGCGCCGGCCGAGGACGAGCAGGCCGAGGACACCACGGGCGAGGACACCGACGACCGCTCCGACGACGACGAGGACGGTGCGGCCGGTCGGCGCCGACGTCGTCGCGGCCGCCGTGGCCGTGGCCGGGGCAAGGGCGGCGACGAGGGCGGCGCCGAAGACGACGAGGCCGCCGACGAGCCGGAGCGCAAGCGCGGCTCGGCGAAGCAGGACGACAAGCCGGCCGACAAGCCCGAGAAGCAGGCCGACAAGGCCGACTCCGAGCAGGGTGAGCAGGCCGAGTCCGAGGACGCGTCCGGCGAAGCCGATGCCGACGGCGACTCCGACGGCGAGGGCGGCAGCCGCCGCCGGCGCCGTCGCCGCCGTCGCAAGGGCGGGGACGACGACGGGTCCGACGCGACCACCGACGACCCGCCCAACACCGTCACCCACGTGCGCCAGGCCAAGGCCGAGCAGCCCGAGCGCCCGGCGCGCGACGAGGTGCGCAGCGTCCGCGGCTCCACCCGCCTGGAGGCCAAGCGCCAGCGCCGCCGCGACGGCCGCGAGGCCGGCCGCCGCCGTGCCCCGATCCTGTCCGAGGCCGAGTTCCTCGCCCGCCGCGAGGCGGTGGAGCGCACGATGGTCGTCGCCGAGAAGGGCGACTCCACGCAGATCGCCGTGCTCGAGGACGGCGTGCTCGTGGAGCACTTCGTCACCTCGGCCGGCACCGGCTCGATCGTGGGCAACGTCTACCTCGGCCGCGTGCAGAACGTGCTGCCGAGCATGGAGGCCGCGTTCATCGACATCGGCCGCGGCCGCAACGCCGTGCTCTACGCCGGCGAGGTCGACTGGGACGCCGCCGGCCTGGAGGGCAAGGCACGCAAGATTGAGCAGGCCCTGTCCACCGGTGACAGCGTGCTCGTGCAGGTCACAAAGGACCCGGTCGGGCACAAGGGCGCCCGGCTGACCACGCAGATCTCGCTGCCCGGCCGCTTCCTGGTCTACGTGCCGGCCGGCGGGGCCACGGGCATCTCGCGCAAGCTGCCGGAGAACGAGCGGCGCCGCCTCAAGGACATCCTCAAGCGGATCGTCCCCGAGGACGCGGGCGTGATCATCCGCACCGCGTCGGAGGGCATCGTCGAGGAGGAGCTCGACCGCGACGTCCGCCGCCTCAAGGTGCAGTGGGACGTCATCAAGGAGAAGGCCGACGCCGGTGCCGCCAAGAAGGGCGGCGCGCCGACCATGCTCTACGAGGAGCCCGACCTGCTGGTGAAGGTCGTGCGCGACCTGTTCACCGAGGACTTCGCCAAGCTCGAGGTGCAGGGCGGCAAGTCCTTCGACACGATCCACTCGTACGTGGAGCACGTGGCCCCGGACCTGGCCGACCGGCTCAAGCGCTACACCGGCACCGGCGACGTGTTCGCCGACCACCGGATCGACGAGCAAATCACGAAGGCGCTCGACCGCAAGGTCTGGCTGCCTTCCGGCGGTTACCTCGTCATCGACCGCACCGAGGCGATGACGGTGATCGACGTCAACACCGGCAAGTTCACCGGCTCGGGCGGCAACCTCGAGGAGACGGTGACGCGCAACAACCTGGAGTCGGCGGAAGAGATCGTCCGCCAGCTGCGGCTGCGCGACATCGGCGGCATCATCGTGATCGACTTCATCGACATGGTGCTCGAGTCCAATCGCGAGCTGGTGCTGCGGCGCCTCACCGAGTGCCTCGGCCGCGACCGCACGCGCCACCAGGTCGCCGAGGTCACGTCGCTGGGTCTCGTGCAGATGACCCGCAAGAAGATCGGCACGGGCCTGCTCGAGGCGTTCTCCACGCCGTGCGAGCACTGCAAGGGCCGCGGGGTCATCGTGTCCACCGAGCCGCAGCGCACCGGTGGTGGCGGCACCGGCGGCGGCAACGGCGGCGGCAACAACAACGGCCACAACCACGGCAACGGTGGTGGCGGCGGCGGGGACACCAAGAGCTCCCGGCGTTCGCGTGGCCGTGGCAAGGGCGAGGAACCGCAGCCCGAGCACGCCAAGGTCGTGGAGCCGGCACCGGCGCCCACGCCCGAGCAGCGCGAGTCCGTGGTCTCGGCCGTGCAGGCGATGGCGAACGCGTCGAAGGTGGCGTCCCACAAGGGTGAGCACGAGGGCGAGCCGGAGCCGCACGTCGAGGACGAGCCGAAGCCGCTGGCCGAGGCCGTGAAGACGGTGGAGACGGCGCAGGAGACGGCGGCCCCGGCCGCCGAGACCCCGGCGCCGCCCGTCGAGGAAGCTTCTCGGCCGGCTGAGAAGACCGAGGTGACCAAGACCGCTGAGGCGGCCGAGGAGACTTCGGAGACCGAATCCGAGGTCGACGTGCCGGCTCCGGCCACGCGACCCACCCGGCGCCGGTCGCGCCGGGCGGCGTCGCGCCCGGCGGGTCCGCCGGTGCACGCCTCGGAGCAGAGCTGA
- the rplU gene encoding 50S ribosomal protein L21 — MSAYAIVKTGGKQYKVAVGDVVEVEKLEGEPGTEHTFPAVLFVDGGEVTTDADALAKVSVTGKVVEQTKGPKIRIHKFKNKTGYHKRQGHRQKLTRVEVTGISK; from the coding sequence GTGTCGGCGTACGCGATCGTCAAGACCGGCGGCAAGCAGTACAAGGTGGCCGTCGGCGACGTCGTCGAGGTCGAGAAGCTCGAGGGCGAGCCGGGCACCGAGCACACCTTCCCCGCCGTGCTGTTCGTGGACGGTGGCGAGGTCACCACGGACGCCGACGCGTTGGCGAAGGTCTCGGTCACCGGCAAGGTCGTGGAGCAGACCAAGGGTCCGAAGATCCGGATCCACAAGTTTAAGAACAAGACCGGCTACCACAAGCGCCAGGGTCACCGGCAGAAGCTGACCCGCGTTGAGGTCACCGGTATCTCCAAGTAG
- the rpmA gene encoding 50S ribosomal protein L27: MAHKKGASSSRNGRDSNAQRLGVKRYGGQEVNAGEILIRQRGTKFHPGVNVGRGGDDTLFALAAGAVEFGTKRGRKTVNIVPSAVEA, encoded by the coding sequence ATGGCTCACAAGAAGGGTGCGTCCAGCTCCCGCAACGGTCGCGACTCCAACGCCCAGCGGCTGGGCGTGAAGCGTTACGGCGGCCAGGAGGTGAACGCCGGCGAGATCCTGATTCGCCAGCGTGGCACCAAGTTCCACCCCGGCGTGAACGTCGGCCGTGGCGGCGACGACACGCTGTTCGCGCTCGCCGCCGGTGCGGTCGAGTTCGGCACGAAGCGTGGCCGCAAGACGGTCAACATCGTGCCGTCCGCTGTCGAGGCCTGA
- the obgE gene encoding GTPase ObgE — protein sequence MASRFVDRAVIHLTAGDGGNGCASVHREKFKPLGGPDGGNGGNGGDVTLVVDSNVHTLLDFHFRPHARAGSGKMGQGSNRNGAAGEPLEMRVPSGTVVFTEDGELVADLVSPGTTFIAAQGGRGGLGNAALASKARKAPGFALLGEPGESRNLVLELRSVADVGLLGFPSAGKSSLISVLSAAKPKIADYPFTTLVPNLGVITAGSTVFTMADVPGLIPGASEGKGLGLDFLRHIERCAVLVHVVDCATLEPGRDPVSDVDALEEELAKYTPGLGGKLDERPRVVVLNKIDVPEAAELAEFVRPEFEARGLQVFEVSTASRKGLRELTFALAKVVEEYREAQPVLEQQRIVLHPLAIDDSGFTVSADPEEEGAFIVRGARPERWIRQTNFTNDEAVGYLADRLNRLGVEDALAKKGAKPGSPVTIGDVQFEWEPSSPSVAVHLSGRGTDVRLEKNDRIGAAERKEARRIRRDGTGEDESFSGTDSDDADFADDLDDDLEELDR from the coding sequence ATGGCGTCCCGGTTCGTGGACCGCGCGGTGATCCACCTGACCGCCGGCGACGGTGGGAACGGCTGTGCCTCCGTGCACCGCGAAAAGTTCAAGCCCCTGGGCGGCCCGGACGGCGGCAACGGGGGCAACGGCGGCGACGTCACGCTCGTCGTCGACTCGAACGTCCACACCCTGCTCGACTTCCACTTCCGCCCCCACGCCCGCGCCGGCAGCGGCAAGATGGGCCAGGGCAGCAACCGCAACGGCGCCGCCGGCGAACCGCTGGAGATGCGCGTGCCGTCGGGCACCGTCGTCTTCACCGAGGACGGCGAGCTCGTGGCCGACCTCGTGTCGCCCGGCACCACGTTCATCGCGGCCCAGGGCGGCCGCGGCGGGCTCGGCAACGCGGCGCTGGCGTCGAAGGCCCGCAAGGCCCCCGGGTTCGCGCTGCTGGGTGAGCCCGGCGAGTCGCGCAACCTGGTGCTGGAGCTGCGTTCGGTCGCCGACGTCGGCCTGCTCGGCTTCCCCAGCGCGGGCAAGTCGTCGCTGATCTCCGTGCTCTCGGCCGCGAAGCCGAAGATCGCCGACTATCCGTTCACCACGCTCGTGCCGAACCTCGGCGTGATCACCGCCGGCTCCACCGTGTTCACGATGGCCGACGTGCCGGGCCTGATCCCCGGCGCGTCGGAGGGCAAGGGCCTGGGCCTGGACTTCCTGCGCCACATCGAGCGCTGTGCCGTGCTGGTGCACGTGGTCGACTGCGCGACGTTGGAACCGGGCCGCGACCCGGTGTCCGATGTGGACGCCCTCGAAGAGGAGCTCGCGAAGTACACCCCGGGCCTGGGCGGCAAGCTCGACGAGCGCCCGCGCGTGGTGGTGCTCAACAAGATCGACGTGCCCGAAGCCGCCGAGCTGGCGGAGTTCGTGCGACCCGAGTTCGAGGCCCGCGGCCTGCAGGTGTTCGAGGTCTCGACGGCTTCACGCAAGGGCCTGCGGGAGCTCACGTTCGCGCTGGCGAAGGTCGTGGAGGAGTACCGCGAAGCGCAGCCGGTGCTGGAGCAGCAGCGCATCGTGCTGCACCCGCTGGCCATCGACGACAGCGGCTTCACCGTCTCGGCCGACCCGGAGGAAGAGGGCGCGTTCATCGTCCGCGGCGCGCGGCCCGAGCGCTGGATCCGGCAGACGAACTTCACCAACGACGAGGCCGTCGGCTACCTCGCCGACCGGCTCAACCGTCTCGGCGTCGAGGACGCACTCGCGAAGAAGGGTGCGAAGCCGGGCAGCCCGGTCACGATCGGCGACGTGCAGTTCGAGTGGGAGCCGTCGTCGCCCAGCGTCGCGGTGCACCTGTCCGGGCGTGGTACCGACGTGCGGCTGGAGAAGAACGACCGCATCGGCGCGGCCGAGCGCAAGGAAGCCCGCCGGATCCGTCGGGACGGGACCGGGGAGGACGAGTCGTTCTCCGGCACGGACTCCGATGACGCCGACTTCGCGGATGACCTCGACGACGATCTGGAGGAACTGGACCGGTGA
- the proB gene encoding glutamate 5-kinase has product MSGTRVEIAEARRLVVKVGSSALTTAGSGLDVKRLDELVDAIAARVARNCQIVLVSSGAIGAGLAPLSLGKRPRDLATKQAAASVGQLALAHAYAESFGRYSLTVGQVLLTSDDVVRRAHYRNAQRTFSRLLALGAVPVVNENDTVATQEIRFGDNDRLAALVAHLIGADALILLSDVDGLYDGDPRDGAKRKIAEVISESDVEGISVGMSSSGLGTGGMVSKLAAARTAAGAGIPVLLAAAVDAAGALGAADVGTVFAPADTRLSARRFWLGYAADSSGRLRLDDGAVAAILRRRSLLAAGITGVTGKFEAGDVVDLVDAKDVPVARGVVAFDASELPDLIGRSSHEVPVEHRREVVHADDLVPLRR; this is encoded by the coding sequence GTGAGCGGGACGCGCGTCGAGATCGCCGAAGCCCGCAGGCTCGTCGTCAAGGTCGGTTCGTCGGCGCTGACGACCGCCGGCAGCGGCCTGGACGTCAAGCGGCTCGACGAGCTGGTCGACGCCATCGCGGCGCGCGTGGCCCGCAACTGCCAGATCGTGCTCGTGTCCTCGGGTGCCATCGGCGCCGGCCTCGCGCCGCTGTCGCTGGGCAAGCGCCCGCGTGACCTGGCCACGAAGCAGGCGGCGGCGAGTGTCGGGCAGCTCGCGCTGGCCCACGCCTACGCGGAGTCGTTCGGCCGGTACTCGCTCACCGTCGGCCAGGTGCTGCTGACGTCGGACGACGTGGTGCGCCGCGCGCACTACCGCAACGCACAGCGCACGTTCTCGCGGCTGCTCGCGCTCGGCGCGGTGCCCGTGGTGAACGAGAACGACACCGTGGCCACGCAGGAAATCCGCTTCGGCGACAACGACCGCCTCGCCGCCCTCGTCGCCCACCTCATCGGCGCCGACGCGCTGATCCTCCTGTCCGATGTGGACGGCCTCTACGACGGCGACCCCCGCGACGGCGCGAAGCGCAAGATCGCCGAGGTGATCAGCGAGTCCGATGTGGAGGGCATCTCCGTCGGCATGTCCTCCTCGGGCCTCGGCACGGGTGGCATGGTCTCGAAGCTCGCGGCCGCCCGCACCGCCGCGGGCGCCGGCATCCCCGTGCTGCTCGCGGCCGCCGTCGACGCGGCGGGCGCCCTCGGCGCGGCCGACGTCGGCACGGTCTTCGCCCCGGCCGACACCCGCCTGTCCGCACGCCGTTTCTGGCTCGGTTACGCCGCCGACTCGTCCGGCCGCCTTCGCCTCGACGACGGTGCGGTGGCCGCGATCCTGCGCCGCCGTTCGCTGCTGGCGGCCGGCATCACCGGCGTGACCGGCAAGTTCGAGGCGGGCGACGTCGTGGACCTCGTCGACGCCAAGGACGTCCCGGTCGCTCGTGGCGTGGTGGCGTTCGACGCGAGCGAGCTGCCGGATCTCATCGGGCGGTCGAGTCACGAGGTTCCCGTGGAGCACCGACGTGAGGTCGTCCACGCGGACGATCTCGTGCCGCTGCGTCGTTGA
- a CDS encoding aldo/keto reductase: MLVDRVRSLAEEKGVAPGQVGLAWVMSHDVVPIPRTKRRKYLNENAAAADVSLSEADLARLEAAVPHAGRRRGSRHARRAGQDERLRKARCRRKTRGHRADVVAKFSDAVLVNDAAARDRPRGRPHVGAPREPRDSTAR; the protein is encoded by the coding sequence GTGCTGGTGGACCGGGTTCGCTCGCTCGCCGAGGAGAAAGGCGTGGCGCCGGGCCAGGTCGGGCTGGCCTGGGTGATGAGCCACGACGTCGTGCCGATCCCGAGAACCAAACGCCGGAAGTACCTCAACGAGAACGCCGCAGCCGCGGACGTGTCGCTCAGCGAAGCCGACCTCGCCCGGCTCGAAGCCGCCGTGCCACACGCGGGCCGTCGCCGGGGATCGCGACACGCCCGCAGGGCTGGCCAAGACGAACGGCTGAGGAAGGCCCGGTGCCGCCGGAAAACGCGGGGGCACCGGGCAGACGTCGTAGCGAAGTTCAGCGACGCAGTGTTGGTCAACGACGCAGCGGCACGAGATCGTCCGCGTGGACGACCTCACGTCGGTGCTCCACGGGAACCTCGTGACTCGACCGCCCGATGA
- a CDS encoding SDR family oxidoreductase, whose product MSNSTALVAGGTSGIGLATARKLRERGFDVHLTGRGKKRLDDLAASDPGLTGHQADGGDAAAMAALAETIGRIDALVVSLSGSEGMGPIADLDLEMLRRAFDAKFWAHLTTIQAVLPRLAPTASITLVTAITARTGMPGTTGLAAINGALEAAVKPLATELAPIRVNAVSPGVVDTAWWSGFPAEQRAAHFAQVASVLPTRQVASADDVAEAVVFAATNRTTTGTVLESDGGRG is encoded by the coding sequence ATGAGCAACAGCACGGCCCTCGTCGCTGGGGGCACCTCGGGCATCGGGCTGGCGACCGCGCGCAAGCTGCGCGAACGCGGGTTCGACGTCCACCTCACCGGCCGCGGCAAAAAGCGGCTCGACGACCTGGCGGCCAGCGACCCCGGCCTCACCGGCCACCAGGCCGACGGCGGCGACGCGGCCGCCATGGCCGCGCTCGCCGAGACGATCGGGCGGATCGACGCCCTCGTCGTGAGCCTCAGCGGCAGCGAGGGAATGGGGCCGATCGCCGACCTCGACCTGGAAATGCTGCGGCGCGCCTTCGACGCGAAGTTCTGGGCGCACCTCACCACCATCCAGGCGGTACTCCCGAGACTCGCGCCGACGGCGTCGATCACGCTGGTCACCGCGATCACCGCGCGCACCGGCATGCCGGGCACGACCGGACTGGCGGCGATCAACGGCGCCCTGGAGGCGGCCGTCAAACCGCTGGCGACGGAGCTCGCGCCGATCCGGGTCAACGCTGTGTCACCTGGGGTGGTGGACACGGCTTGGTGGAGCGGCTTCCCGGCCGAGCAGCGCGCGGCTCACTTCGCGCAGGTCGCTTCCGTCCTGCCGACCCGGCAAGTCGCGTCGGCCGACGACGTGGCCGAAGCCGTGGTCTTCGCGGCCACCAACCGGACCACGACCGGCACGGTCTTGGAAAGCGATGGTGGGCGCGGTTGA
- a CDS encoding TetR/AcrR family transcriptional regulator: protein MTDQPLGSRPGRKRSAASRDAILVATLELIAEVGYAGLTIEGIAARSGSGKQTVYRWWPSKADVLMEALASKADLIVPVPDHGDLAADLREFLRDTFALGGKQTVGDTLRALMAQAQVDPAFGDRFREDFLLRRREVLGRIIDRAAERGELPAGVSRETLIDVVFGTLWYRLLATRTPVGPELADELVALIVRA, encoded by the coding sequence GTGACCGACCAGCCCCTCGGCAGCCGCCCCGGCCGCAAGCGCAGTGCCGCCAGTCGCGACGCGATCCTCGTCGCGACCTTGGAACTCATCGCCGAGGTCGGGTACGCCGGCCTGACTATCGAAGGCATCGCGGCGCGCTCCGGCTCGGGCAAGCAGACCGTCTACCGGTGGTGGCCGTCCAAAGCGGACGTGCTCATGGAGGCACTCGCGAGCAAAGCCGACCTGATCGTGCCGGTGCCCGACCACGGCGACCTCGCGGCGGACTTGCGCGAGTTCCTGCGCGACACGTTCGCGCTCGGCGGCAAGCAGACCGTCGGCGACACGCTGCGCGCGCTGATGGCGCAGGCGCAGGTGGACCCCGCGTTCGGCGACCGCTTCCGCGAAGACTTCCTGCTGCGCCGCCGCGAGGTGCTGGGCCGGATCATCGACCGCGCGGCCGAACGCGGCGAGCTCCCCGCCGGCGTCTCCCGGGAAACCCTGATCGACGTCGTGTTCGGCACCCTCTGGTATCGCCTGCTCGCCACCCGCACCCCGGTGGGCCCGGAGCTGGCCGACGAACTAGTGGCGCTGATCGTCAGGGCTTGA